The following proteins are encoded in a genomic region of Canis lupus baileyi chromosome 30, mCanLup2.hap1, whole genome shotgun sequence:
- the RIPPLY3 gene encoding protein ripply3 has protein sequence MRPEAAAGAREARGRACHCPADGPRSPESPTPWRPWILTPQEAELTRSGSPLDPGGDRESPGSKGAFGFQHPVRLYLPISKRQEYLQSSGEKVLASFPVQATIHFYNDESDPDDEEQEEETQSLKLQGQEAEGRVENGPGGKGRGQLTNPGWRSEGRSGLDGKGPLPHGDSLGGH, from the exons ATGAGACCCGAGGCGGCGGCCGGAGCCCGGGAGGCGCGGGGGCGCGCCTGTCACTGCCCCGCGGACGGTCCCCGGAGCCCCGAGAG CCCCACACCGTGGAGACCTTGGATCCTGACACCCCAAGAAGCTGAGCTGACCAGATCTGGAAGCCCG CTCGACCCTGGAGGTGACCGAGAAAGTCCTGGATCGAAGGGGGCCTTTGGGTTTCAGCATCCTGTAAG aCTTTATTTACCCATTTCAAAGCGCCAAGAATATCTGCAGAGTTCTGGGGAAAAAGTGCTGGCCAGTTTCCCAGTGCAAGCCACAATTCACTTCTACAACGATGAATCGGATCCAGACgatgaagaacaagaagaagagaCCCAGTCTTTGAAACTTCAGGGCCAGGAGGCAGAAGGTCGGGTGGAGAATGgcccaggagggaagggcagaggccagCTGACAAACCCGGGCTGGAGATCTGAAGGACGCAGTGGCCTTGATGGTAAGGGTCCACTCCCTCATGGTGACTCTCTGGGGGGGCACTGA